One Helicoverpa armigera isolate CAAS_96S chromosome 1, ASM3070526v1, whole genome shotgun sequence genomic window carries:
- the LOC110374273 gene encoding NADH-quinone oxidoreductase subunit I: MLLAQRGYYRGVSCVRVKVVREQVRGQQKQELPPPECLPVWPPCPPPPPPPPTPPCPPPPTIYPPFYCCPRTKYDAKFIYINDVPPSTRFKDFVDRASQVMFWTELVRGFAVTLGHVFKEPATINYPFEKGPLSPRFRGEHALRRYPSGEERCIACKLCEAMCPAQAITIDAESRSDGSRRATRYDIDLSKCIFCGYCQEACPVDAIVEGPNFEYTTETREELIYNKEKLLNNGDRWEPEIGSNLRDNHLYR; this comes from the exons ATGTTGTTGGCTCAACGTGGGTATTACCGAGGAGTGAGCTGCGTGAGGGTTAAGGTGGTGAGAGAGCAGGTTCGTGGGCAGCAGAAGCAGGAGCTGCCTCCGCCCGAGTGTCTGCCGGTGTGGCCTCCGTGTCCACCACCCCCGCCGCCGCCCCCCACCCCGCCCTGCCCGCCCCCTCCCACCATCTATCCACCATTCTACTGCTGCCCAAGAACCAAATACGATGCGAAGTTCATATACATCAATGATGTCCCTCCAAGCACCAGATTCAAAGACTTCGTTGACCGAGCATCACAAGTCATGTTTTGGACAGAGCTGGTACGAG GTTTTGCGGTAACACTTGGGCACGTTTTCAAAGAGCCAGCCACTATAAACTATCCTTTCGAGAAAGGGCCTTTATCTCCGAGGTTCCGAGGGGAGCATGCTTTACGACGGTACCCGTCAGGCGAGGAGCGCTGCATTGCTTGCAAGCTATGCGAGGCCATGTGCCCTGCGCAGGCGATCACCATCGACGCAGAGTCTCGCAGCGACGGCTCCCGACGCGCCACTCGCTATGACATCGACCTCTCTAAATGCATCTTCTGTGGTTACTGCCAAGAAGCCTGCCCCGTCGACGCTATTGTCGAAGGACCCAACTTCGAGTATACTACAGAAACGCGAGAAGAACTGAtatataacaaagaaaaattacTGAACAACGGTGATCGCTGGGAGCCAGAAATAGGAAGTAATCTTAGAGACAACCATTTGTATCGTTag